The DNA segment CGCCGGATATCAGCGCAGTACCCTTGTGGAGGAGCCCGGTGATTTTGCCCTGCGCGGGGGCATTCTGGATTTTTATTCTCCCGCCCATCCGGATCCCGTACGTATTGAATTTTATGGGGATCAGGTGGAGTCCATCCGGTTTTTTTCCGCAGCAAGCCAGAGAAAGGCCGGAGATACGGACGAAGCCGTTATGCTGCCCGCCCGGGAGATGCTGCTTGCCCCTGCATCCGTGGAAAAACTCCTTGGCAGGGTGCGTCAGGAGGCGGCGGAAGCAGGGCTCCGTGTGACCAAGGTACGGGAGATTGTTGAGCGCATACGGGAAGAGGGTATTCACCCGGCCATAGAGGGGCAGCTGTCTCTTGTGTATGATAAGCTGGATATATTTCTGGATTATGTACCTAAAAACTCTCTTGTGTTTGTGGATGATCCGGAACGCTGCTCTCTGCTTGTGGACCGGCAGGAACAGCGCGTGAGAATGGCCCGGAAAGAGGCCATGGCTGCTGAGCGGCTGGCCGTGGCCGAGGCAGATCTTTATATGTCATGGCAGGAGTTGTACAGTCGGCTTACTCAAAAAAACTGTACACTTTTCAGTGATATGCCCTCCCTGCTGGGCTCCGGTGACAGTATGGACTGCAAAATCGGAGAAAATACGGTGATCCGGGGTGAGATGGCCGGTCGGCAGGGAGGCATGCAGCCTTTGCTGCCCCTTGTTAACTGGCTGCAGAACCGGGTGCGGGAAGGTTGTCGAACGGGTATTGTCTGTGCCACTCCCTCCCAGGTGAGCCGGGTAAGGGATCTTTTGAGTGCCTATGAGGTTTCCGTCGGTATTGCCGGTTCCTTTGCCGAAATCTACCGTGCCAGACGTCCGGGTGTATGGCTCTGCGAAGGACGGATCCGTTCGGGTTTTGTATGGCTGGATGAAGGACTGGCCCTTGTCAGTGAAGATGAAATATTCGGTGCCAAACGTCGTCGCAGAAAGGTACAGAAAAGTTCGGCCAAAGACCGCTTCCTGAATCTCGGAGAACTGAGGGAGGGGGACATCGTGGTCCATACGGAACATGGACTGGGACGTTTTGAGGGACTTGAAAAACTCCGGTTGAACGGAGTGCTGAGTGATTTCATTCTTTTAACGTATAAAGATGGCGACCGTCTTTACCTGCCCGTAGACCGCATGGGTATTCTGCATAAGTATGTGGGCGTGGACGGCATAGAGCCCGTGCTGGATAAGATGGGCGGCAAGGCATGGGATAAGGCCCGTGAAAAGGCCAAAGCCTCTGTGGAAAAAATGGCTGGTGAACTCCTGGCCCTGTATGCTGCCCGTAAGGTGCATACGCGTAAGGTCTTTTCCGCGCCGGACAGCCGCCTGCAGGATTTTGAGGCCGCCTTCCCCTATGAGGAAACCCCGGATCAGCTCAAGGTTATCGGTGAAGTGCTGGAAGACATGGGCAGCCCTGCACCCATGGATCGTCTTGTCTGCGGAGATGTGGGCTATGGTAAGACAGAGGTGGCTCTGCGGGCGGCATTCCGGGCTGTGATGGATGGCCGGCAGGTGGCGGTTCTGGTGCCTACCACCATACTGGCGGAGCAGCACTACCGGACCTTTGCCCAGCGGTTTGAGCATTACGCCGTGCGTCTTGCGGCACTGGACAGGTTCCGCAGCACAAAGGAACAGCGGCAGATTCTCAATGAAATGGCCGATGGCCGTCTTGATATTATCATTGGCACCCACAGGCTCCTGCAGAAGGATGTGCATTTCAAGGATCTGGGCCTTGTCATTATTGACGAAGAGCAGCGTTTTGGTGTCCGCCATAAGGAAATTCTGAAAAAAATGAGAGAAACGGTGGATGTACTGGCACTGACAGCCACTCCCATCCCCCGTACCCTCCATATGTCACTGATGGGTATGCGGGATATCAGTGTGATTGCCACGCCGCCGGAAGAACGACAGGCCATTATTTCCTACATATCTGAGTATGACGAGAGTGTGATCCGGGAGTCCGTGAACCGGGAAATGGAGAGGGAAGGCCAGATCTTTTTTGTTCACAATAATATTCACAGCATCGAGGGGCAGGCGGCCCGGCTGCGGGAGCTGCTTCCTGGTGTTCGTATCGGGGTTGCCCATGGCAGGATGAAGGAAGATGATCTTGAGAATCAGATGCTGGCCTTTATCCGGAAAGAGACGGATCTTCTGGTCTGTACCACCATCATCGAGTCCGGTCTGGATATACCATCCGCCAATACCATGATTGTCAACCGGGCAGACCGTTTCGGGCTTTCTCAGCTCTATCAGCTCAGGGGCCGTATCGGCAGGGGAGATGTGCAGGCCTATGCCTACCTCTTTGTTCCCGAGGAAAACCGGCTTTCCAGAGATGCCATGCGCAGGCTCAAGGTACTGATGGAGCATTCAGACCTTGGCTCCGGTTTTCAGGTGGCCATGAGCGATCTTCAGATCCGGGGCGGTGGTGCGGCACTGGGGGCCAGTCAGTCCGGCCATATTGCGGCCGTGGGGTATGACATGTTTTTGCAACTCATGGAAAATGCGGTTTCTGAGTTGAGAGGTGAGCCGGTACTGGACCCTCTGGAACCGGAGATTACCCTTTCCATGAAT comes from the Desulfobotulus pelophilus genome and includes:
- the mfd gene encoding transcription-repair coupling factor; translated protein: MKQNQEKKTDSGLQAFLQKSGQPLTCTGVPVSARAFVIAALTAAEKQPVLVVVPGQKEAEELLERLRFFRDGPDPCAAIFPGYNVLPFQAMACHVETIATRMRLLYGCLSGAIPPILIVPSETLVQRVIPAEKLEAFTRTLSAGETLDRDELVSTMVAAGYQRSTLVEEPGDFALRGGILDFYSPAHPDPVRIEFYGDQVESIRFFSAASQRKAGDTDEAVMLPAREMLLAPASVEKLLGRVRQEAAEAGLRVTKVREIVERIREEGIHPAIEGQLSLVYDKLDIFLDYVPKNSLVFVDDPERCSLLVDRQEQRVRMARKEAMAAERLAVAEADLYMSWQELYSRLTQKNCTLFSDMPSLLGSGDSMDCKIGENTVIRGEMAGRQGGMQPLLPLVNWLQNRVREGCRTGIVCATPSQVSRVRDLLSAYEVSVGIAGSFAEIYRARRPGVWLCEGRIRSGFVWLDEGLALVSEDEIFGAKRRRRKVQKSSAKDRFLNLGELREGDIVVHTEHGLGRFEGLEKLRLNGVLSDFILLTYKDGDRLYLPVDRMGILHKYVGVDGIEPVLDKMGGKAWDKAREKAKASVEKMAGELLALYAARKVHTRKVFSAPDSRLQDFEAAFPYEETPDQLKVIGEVLEDMGSPAPMDRLVCGDVGYGKTEVALRAAFRAVMDGRQVAVLVPTTILAEQHYRTFAQRFEHYAVRLAALDRFRSTKEQRQILNEMADGRLDIIIGTHRLLQKDVHFKDLGLVIIDEEQRFGVRHKEILKKMRETVDVLALTATPIPRTLHMSLMGMRDISVIATPPEERQAIISYISEYDESVIRESVNREMEREGQIFFVHNNIHSIEGQAARLRELLPGVRIGVAHGRMKEDDLENQMLAFIRKETDLLVCTTIIESGLDIPSANTMIVNRADRFGLSQLYQLRGRIGRGDVQAYAYLFVPEENRLSRDAMRRLKVLMEHSDLGSGFQVAMSDLQIRGGGAALGASQSGHIAAVGYDMFLQLMENAVSELRGEPVLDPLEPEITLSMNAYIPESYVPDIDQRIAIYRKLSRMVSIGEIKTFREELADRYGSLPSEAGNILLKIMLKVLCVKAGVRRLDLNERQLLMTFSEIHQKRPMAIGEVMEVANQEMVFLADGSLRVVLLKDRRLPPMVQARNILKEIVARVNG